One segment of Eretmochelys imbricata isolate rEreImb1 chromosome 5, rEreImb1.hap1, whole genome shotgun sequence DNA contains the following:
- the CTXN3 gene encoding cortexin-3: MMKIRKLWDYFFQLPWTMEGEPITSTLLPPGNVPRDASLTLEQKTTFVFVILLFIFLGILIVRCFRILLDPYRSMPTSTWADGLDGIEKGQFDYALA; encoded by the coding sequence ATGATGAAAATAAGGAAACTGTGGGATTACTTCTTTCAGCTTCCCTGGACAATGGAAGGAGAGCCAATCACTTCTACTTTGTTGCCTCCTGGGAATGTTCCACGAGACGCTAGCTTGACCCTGGAGCAGAAAACCACATTTGTCTTTGTgatcttattatttattttcttaggCATTCTCATTGTCCGATGCTTCCGAATTCTCTTAGACCCCTACAGGAGTATGCCCACCTCCACCTGGGCTGACGGACTTGATGGGATAGAGAAAGGCCAGTTTGATTATGCCCTGGCTTAG